The proteins below come from a single Miscanthus floridulus cultivar M001 chromosome 1, ASM1932011v1, whole genome shotgun sequence genomic window:
- the LOC136495341 gene encoding uncharacterized protein gives MGTAAPAMMPMEDLEAAIAELPAKKDALREAFDSLAACSPYPLPFTWEDLDAHVSSVQSSISRRFRQLRALEAARPGSTSKNKEGANEVEEEEVEEEEEEVVVEEEEEEEEVEEEEEEEVVEEEEEEEEVEQEEEEEEEEENDKQMKEADDNIANQAKEDKEGGEDNKRKRDADEEAVRRTTL, from the coding sequence ATGGGGACGGCGGCGCCGGCGATGATGCCGATGGAGGACCTTGAGGCGGCCatcgccgagctccctgccaagAAGGACGCCCTGCGCGAGGCCTTCGACAGCCTCGCCGCCTGCTCGCCCTACCCGCTCCCCTTCACGTGGGAGGACCTCGACGCGCATGTCTCCTCCGTCCAATCCTCCATCTCGCGCCGGTTCCGCCAGCTCCGGGCGCTCGAGGCCGCGCGCCCAGGCAGCACTAGTAAGAATAAGGAAGGGGCTAACGAGgtggaagaagaagaggtggaggaagaagaggaggaggtggtggtggaggaagaagaagaagaagaagaggtggaggaagaagaggaagaggaggtggtggaggaagaagaagaggaagaggaggtggagcaggaagaagaagaggaggaggaggaagagaacgACAAGCAGATGAAGGAGGCCGACGACAACATTGCCAATCAAGCCAAGGAAGATAAAGAGGGCGGTGAGGATAACAAGCGCAAGCGGGATGCCGACGAAGAGGCGGTCAGAAGAACAACACTGTGA
- the LOC136495330 gene encoding uncharacterized protein, which yields MKHTSHWRRLELKFRSRGRPPGTPSRSRPLVAGCPGIINAHVHRATRGRVAQPSGHAGAGHCRPHVLKGITAACWWLPQPSQGVSTMDSEDEFYDTVFNEVLESSCSDDEDDLYVAAAHIVAEANDKQPYRVSIDEHRVLNRDRQSGHSKLFQDYFSDDPTYGTNYFRRRFRMRRHVFVRIMNTVEEHDDYFMQKRNAAGTLGLSCLQKVVAAFRMIAYGVAADATDDYVRIGESTALESLRRFVIVVVQVFGPEYMRLPNEQDTARLLAIGESRGFPGMLGSIDCMHWTWKNCPVSWHGMYRRHKKEPTIILEAVASKDLWIWHAFFGMPGSHNDINVLQRSPIFARLAEGDGPQVNYSINGNDYTMGYYLVDGIYPSWATFVKTIPEPQGNKKKYFAKAQEACRKDVERAFGVL from the exons ATGAAACACACAAGTCATTG GCGCCGCCTCGAACTCAAGTTCCGCAGCAGGGGCCGGCCACCTGGAACTCCATCCCGATCCCGTCCGCTGGTTGCCGGCTGCCCGGGCATCATCAACGCTCACGTCCACCGGGCCACAAGGGGCAGAGTCGCCCAACCATCTGGGCATGCAGGGGCCGGCCATTGCCGGCCGCACGTCTTGAAGGGCATCACGGCAGCCTGCTGGTGGCTGCCCCAGCCGT CTCAAGGTGTGTCAACGATGGATTCTGAAGATGAATTCTATGATACAGTGTTCAATGAAGTGCTTGAGTCATCATGTTCAGACGATGAGGATGATTTATATGTTGCTGCTGCACACATAGTAGCAGAGGCCAATGACAAGCAACCATACCGAGTTTCTATTGACGAACATCGCGTATTGAATCGTGATAGGCAGTCCGGGCACTCCAAACTTTTTCAAGACTATTTCTCAGATGATCCTACGTATGGGACGAACTATTTTAGGCGGAG ATTTCGAATGAGGCGTCATGTGTTTGTTCGTATAATGAATACTGTTGAGGAGCATGATGACTACTTTATGCAAAAAAGGAATGCAGCCGGTACCCTAGGACTATCTTGTTTGCAAAAGGTGGTGGCAGCATTTCGGATGATAGCTTATGGTGTAGCGGCTGATGCTACAGATGACTATGTTCGTATTGGCGAGAGTACCGCTCTAGAAAGTTTGAGAAGGTTCGTCATAGTTGTTGTTCAAGTATTTGGACCTGAGTACATGAGATTGCCTAATGAACAGGATACGGCTAGATTACTCGCAATTGGTGAGAGCAGAGGTTTTCCGGGAATGCTTGGTTCCATAGATTGCATGCATTGGACTTGGAAAAATTGCCCTGTTTCATGGCATGGTATGTACCGACGGCATAAAAAGGAGCCTACAATTATACTAGAAGCAGTTGCCTCTAAAGATCTTTGGATTTGGCATGCATTCTTTGGGATGCCAGGCTCGCACAATGATATCAATGTTCTTCAAAGATCTCCTATATTTGCAAGGCTTGCTGAAGGTGATGGTCCACAGGTTAATTACAGCATCAATGGGAATGATTATACAATGGGTTATTACCTCGTAGATGGCATATATCCATCTTGGGCCACGTTCGTGAAGACCATACCAGAGCCACAAGGGAACAAGAAGAAATATTTTGCCAAGGCCCAAGAAGCTTGTAGGAAGGACGTTGAACGAGCATTTGGGGTTCTATAA